The Candidatus Limnocylindria bacterium DNA segment ACCGTCACGCTCGTGGACTTCGGGCTCGGCATCCGCGTATCAGGGTGGGCCCTCCTCGTGCTCGCCCTGTGGCTGGCGGTGCGCGACCACCCGCCCGCCGCGTCGCGCTCGCTCCCGATGCCGCGCTACATCGGGACGGCGATCGCGATCTCGTACGCCTGGCTCGCCGTGGGCGCGCTGCTCATGCTCACGTACGACGGCGTGCCCGCCGGCTGGCGCTATGACGCCCTGGTGCACTCCGTGTTCATCGGATTCGTGATGACGATGATCCTTGCGCATGGTCCGATCATCCTTCCGGCGATCGCTGGAGTGGCCGTGGCATACAGTCCGTTGCTTTACATCCCGCTCGTGCTGCTGCAGTCGTCGATGGTCCTTCGTGTTGCCGGCGACATCATGGAGCGTGTTGATTGGCGTGACTCGGGAGCCACCCTGAACGCGATCGCGGTGTTGACCTTCGCCGCCACCATGGCGATCGCCGTACGGCGGAGGCGCCCGGGATCGCGCGGGGCGCTCGCGGCCGCGCGTCGCTAGTCGGCTGTCTCCGGCGCGCCGACGTAAACGTCCTCACGCGCGTACTCGTCCTCGCGCTCCTCGTCTGCTCTTGCGTGGGTCTGATGGGGTCTCGTCCGACCGCGCTGTGAGCGATCGCGCAGCTCGATGAGCAGCCGTGCCGCACAACGCGGGCAGCGCGGCACTCCGTGCGCGTCCCACGCGGGCGCGGCCGTGTCGTGCCCGCAGTACAGGCACGAGAGCTCGTCGCCTACGCATGAGGCTGGTCGCTTCCGCTTGATGCTCATCCGTCCTCCCACGTCGATGTGCGCCTGACCGCCGGCGCGTTCGTCGCGCCGGCGGTCGTCAACGGACCGGTGTGTTCTTTATCAGGCCGGCTGGAGGCTTTCGCTCGTGCGCGTGCCGAAGTACGCGACGGTGGCGAGAAGCACGCCGCCGACGACTGCCGGGATCACGAACATCCCGTCAAGGTTCGGACCCCAGTCCTTGATGGCGTCGAGCACCGGGACCGTTGCGCCCGGGACGTTCTCGCTCGCGAAGTACGCGCCGAATGCTCCGGACATCGCGATGATCAGCCACTCATACGGAAGTGACCTCTTCTCGTACATCTGCACGGCGAAACCGGCGATGACGGCGATGATGACGATGCCTGCGAAGGGGATGAAGCCCATTTCTTTCCTCTCTTTCTCTCACCAGGCGGCGACAAGCTTGTTGATGACGGCCCGGACGCCTTCGGTCATCCACGCGGCCTTCTCAGCGAGCGCGCGATCGCCGGAGAACTCGACGTTGCCCGAGAGCGTGACGAGACCGTCCATCACGCCAACGGTGATGTGGCGAGCGGCGAGCGGGATCCGACGCTCGATCGCTCTTTCGACGCTGGTCCGGATGGCGTGGGCCGGGATCGACGGGGGGACGACGGTGATGTGATTGTTGATCGCGGACACCCCTTTCAGCGCGGCCACACGGTCGCCCGCTGCCCGCTTCTGATACCAGTAATCCACCGACCCTTTGAGCGTGACAGCGCCCCTGCGCACGATCACCTCGATCTTCTCCTCGGGCATGTCGACGTCCCACTTCAGCGCGGTGCGCACCGCGCTGGCGAGCTCGGTGTCGTTCGGGCCCGTGAGGCCCGGACTGCGGACTACGAGCTCGTTCGCGACGCCCTGCGTACCCGCGATCTCGGCTGCGATATCGGCGGCGGCCATGAGCTTGGGGTAGCTCGAGACCGTGCCGGTGAGCGTGACGACGCCCCGATCGACCGCAACGCCGAGCTCGGCCGCCTTGAACCGCCAATCCCGCTCGATCTCGTCGATGACATCTTGGCGGAGCTGCGCGTCCGTCTTGACGACGGTCGTCTTCATCGGAGACCTCCGTTTCCACCGGGCAGGCTAGGCAGGCCGCGGAGCGCTCGCAGTCAGGCTGTACCCGTTGCGGCGTGGGTCGGTGCCCGACGCGGTTTGGGGCCGTTCGCGTGCCGTTCGGACCTGCCGGGGGGAGTCGTTCGCCTCACGCGCATCTCGCACCTCGGCGCGACCCTTGTCGGAGACCTGCGCCGGAGGTGCGTCATGCGCGTCCTCATCGCGACCGACTTCTCACCGCACGCCAACGATGCCGTGACGATCGTCAAGAGACTTCCACTCCCGTCGGGCTCGACGATCCGGATACTCCACGTCATCGAGCCCTTTCCGGAGATCACCGCGTTCGCACCCGCGGCGATCGTCGAGATCGGCAAAGCCGCGGAGCTGCAGCTCCAGGCCGAGCTGGACACGGCGGCCGCCACGCTCCGCGCAGCCGGACGCGACGTCGGGACAGCCCTCGTCATCGGCCGGACCGCGGACGTCATCGTCGAAGAGGCGGAGCGAACGAAAGCCGACATCATCGTGATGGGGAGCCGCGGTCGTCGCGCGATCGCGTCGGGGCTGCTGGGTTCCGTCTCCGCTGAGGTCGTCGATCGCGCACCGTGCCCGGTGCTCGTCGCGCGCGGTCCCGCGCTCCGGCGGGTGATCCTCGCGGAGGACGGTTCGGAGACCGCGGCCGCGGGCGCCCGCGTACTGGCAACGGCGCCGGCGCTGAGCGATCTCGAGGTCCGTGTCGTCAGCGTGGTAGATGCTCCGTTCCCTTCGACCCTGGCCGCGGGCGATGCGCCGATGGCGACGTACGGGGCCGTGCAGGCCTACTACGACTCGCTCCCCGCGCTTCGTGAGGCGATCGGCAAGATCGCGCACGAGCGCGCCGCAGCGCTCGGGGCTGCGGGGCTGAACGCGACCTCGAAGGTCCGCGAGGGTGATGCGGCTGAGCAGCTCATCGCCGCGGCGGTCGAGGAGCACGCCGACTGCATAGTCATCGGAAGCCACGGCCGCACCGGCGTGACCCGGATCTTCCTGGGTAGCGTCGCGCGTGCGGTGCTCTTCAACGCCCCGTGCTCTGTGTTGATCGTCCGCGCGACGAAGGTCGCAGCCGCCGGCGCACGCGAGAAGGTCCTCGCCGCTGCTAACTAGCCGGGCGCACCGGCCGCTCGAGGATCGCGGAGCGTGACCGCCGCCAGATGCGCGATCGAGGCGATGCCGAGCACGGCGGTGCCGACCGCGACGAACTCGGTGACGAGCTCGACCGGACTATCCGGACGCAACACGAGGGCGAGTGCGAACCCGAACACGATGG contains these protein-coding regions:
- a CDS encoding BON domain-containing protein translates to MKTTVVKTDAQLRQDVIDEIERDWRFKAAELGVAVDRGVVTLTGTVSSYPKLMAAADIAAEIAGTQGVANELVVRSPGLTGPNDTELASAVRTALKWDVDMPEEKIEVIVRRGAVTLKGSVDYWYQKRAAGDRVAALKGVSAINNHITVVPPSIPAHAIRTSVERAIERRIPLAARHITVGVMDGLVTLSGNVEFSGDRALAEKAAWMTEGVRAVINKLVAAW
- a CDS encoding universal stress protein → MRVLIATDFSPHANDAVTIVKRLPLPSGSTIRILHVIEPFPEITAFAPAAIVEIGKAAELQLQAELDTAAATLRAAGRDVGTALVIGRTADVIVEEAERTKADIIVMGSRGRRAIASGLLGSVSAEVVDRAPCPVLVARGPALRRVILAEDGSETAAAGARVLATAPALSDLEVRVVSVVDAPFPSTLAAGDAPMATYGAVQAYYDSLPALREAIGKIAHERAAALGAAGLNATSKVREGDAAEQLIAAAVEEHADCIVIGSHGRTGVTRIFLGSVARAVLFNAPCSVLIVRATKVAAAGAREKVLAAAN